One window of the Shimwellia blattae DSM 4481 = NBRC 105725 genome contains the following:
- the hycI gene encoding hydrogenase maturation peptidase HycI → MTDVLLCVGNSMMGDDGAGPLLAEKCQANPQGEWVVIDGGSAPENDVVAIRELKPRRLLVVDATDMGLNPGEIRIIDPDDIAEMFMMTTHNMPLNYLIDQLRDDVGEVIFLGIQPDIVGFYYPMTDPIKQAVETVYQRLAGWQDHGGFAQLEAPEPE, encoded by the coding sequence GTGACTGACGTTTTGCTTTGTGTCGGCAACAGCATGATGGGGGACGACGGTGCCGGCCCCCTGCTGGCAGAAAAATGCCAGGCTAACCCGCAAGGGGAGTGGGTCGTGATTGACGGGGGCAGCGCCCCGGAAAATGACGTTGTGGCCATTCGTGAGCTGAAACCCCGGCGCCTGCTGGTGGTCGACGCCACCGATATGGGGCTCAACCCGGGTGAGATCCGCATTATCGACCCGGACGACATTGCCGAAATGTTTATGATGACCACCCACAACATGCCGCTCAACTACCTGATTGACCAGCTCAGAGACGACGTTGGCGAGGTTATCTTCCTGGGGATCCAGCCGGATATCGTCGGCTTCTATTACCCGATGACAGACCCGATCAAACAGGCCGTTGAGACCGTATACCAGCGCCTGGCAGGCTGGCAGGACCACGGGGGATTCGCCCAGCTGGAAGCGCCAGAACCGGAATAA